A window of Solanum stenotomum isolate F172 chromosome 3, ASM1918654v1, whole genome shotgun sequence contains these coding sequences:
- the LOC125858217 gene encoding aspartic protease inhibitor 1-like — protein MMKCLFFLCLCLFPILVFSSTFTSQNPINLPSESPVPKPVLDTNGKELNPNSSYVITSTFWGALGGDVYLGESPNSDAPCPDGVFRYNSDVGPSGTPVRFIPLSTNIFEDQLLNIQFNIPTVKLCVSYTIWKVGNLNAYFRTMLLETGGTIRQADSSYFKIVKSSKFGYNLLYCPSTPFICPLCPDDQFCAKVGVVPQNGKRRLALVNENPLDVYFKQV, from the coding sequence atgatgaagtgtttatttttcttatgtttgtgTTTGTTTCCCATTTTGGTGTTTTCATCAACTTTCACTTCCCAAAATCCCATCAACCTACCCAGTGAATCTCCTGTACCTAAGCCGGTACTTGACACAAATGGTAAAGAACTCAATCCTAATTCGAGTTATGTCATTACTTCCACTTTTTGGGGTGCCTTAGGTGGTGATGTGTACCTAGGTGAGTCCCCAAATTCAGATGCCCCTTGTCCAGATGGTGTATTCCGTTACAATTCCGATGTTGGACCTAGCGGTACACCCGTTAGATTCATTCCTTTATCTACAAATATCTTTGAAGATCAACTACTTAACATACAATTCAATATTCCAACAGTGAAATTGTGTGTTAGTTATACAATTTGGAAAGTCGGAAATCTAAATGCATATTTTAGGACGATGTTGTTGGAGACGGGAGGAACCATAAGGCAAGCAGATAGCAGCTATTTCAAgattgttaaatcatcaaaatttggTTACAACTTATTGTATTGCCCATCAACTccttttatttgtccactttgcCCTGATGATCAGTTTTGTGCAAAAGTGGGTGTAGTTCCCCAAAATGGAAAAAGGCGTTTGGCTCTTGTCAACGAAAATCCTCTTGATGTCTACTTCAAGCAAGTCTAG